Genomic segment of Dromiciops gliroides isolate mDroGli1 chromosome 3, mDroGli1.pri, whole genome shotgun sequence:
GCAGCACCAGGAGACCCCCGTGCGCCTCCGCTTCGCGCGCCTCTCGGAGCACGCCACGGCCCCATCCAAGGGGTCGGCGCGGGATGCGGGCTATGATCTCTACAATGCCTATGATTATACAATACCGGCCATGGAGAAAGCCCTTGTGAAAACAGACATTcagatctctctccctcctgggtGTTATGGTAGAGTTGCTCCACGTTCTGGCTTGGCTGCAAAACATTTCATAGATGTAGGAGCTGGTGTCATAGATGAAGATTACAGAGGAAATGTTGGTGTCGTTCTATTTAACTTTGGCAAAGAAACATTTGAAGTGAAGAAAGGTGATCGGATTGCACAGCTGATTTGTGAAAGGGTTTTTTATCCAGAACTTGAAGAAGTCCAAGGCCTAGATGACACTGAACGTGGATCAGGAGGTTTTGGTTCTACTGGTCAGaactaaaattatataataagaaTAGATGTGGCAGCTTTCCCCCTAAAAcagttaataaaatgattttttgcttaaaaaaaaagtacaatgaaTATTTTGACAGCCTTATTTTTGAGAGGAAGTACAAATCCTCGGGGACTGAAAAATGGGAGAATTaaggaaattataatttttaaatgttagagGGCTAATGGACCATCTAGtacaactcttcattttacatatcagaAAACGAAGTTAAACGATTTTCCCcccaatcacacagctagttagtgaaaCAAGTGAGAATATAGAGTAGGGTAAATAAGTAAGTGGGAGTTGGACTGTTTTACATTCCATGAGCATCAGATGAACAGTCCTGGCTACTTCTGGTTAGTCATTTTAGTTCTGATTCAATCCTGCATGACTCTGGCTCTTTTATAATGAAGCAATGGAATTTACGACTCACTTTTGGCTAGTCCTATGGTCCTGTCATGAGTTATTTACAACAAGGGGTATTTGCATAAAAAAGATTGACCACTGAGGCAGGAGGAGTGGTCTACTCAGTGTACCTTAAAGACAGTATGAATTGTAGTGAAGGCATAGAGGAGAGGCCCATGCCCTTCCCCCTACCCTGACCATGAAGCCAGCACATTTCAGAGAGCATATGTGTCTTCTCTTGGGCCCAATGCTCCTTCCATACTGATCAAATAGAAATATAGAGATGGGCAGATCCTGGACTGAAGGAAAATTTATTAATTCAAGATAGTATAAAACCACAGAGAggtcagtccttttttttttttttttttgcggagcaatgggggttaagtgcccaaggtcacacagctagtaaatgttaagtgtctgaggccggaattgaactcaggtactcctgaatccagggccggtgctttatccactgtgccacctagccgccccagggtCAGTCCTTCTATTCAAGACACAGTCCACAGATGCAACCAGTTCTTTTTAGAGTTGAGTTGCTTGGGAATGCAGCCAAAAGTAGATGGTAAAGTATCTAAAGCTAAATAATGGCATGAAACTGATAGTAAACAAATATTatggaacaaaatgaaaagaaactctGAAGTAAGAGAAAGAGCTAAAGGGCTGGGACACCTTCTTCATGGTGCACTGAGTGGGCACCTGGTTTAGTAGTTAATCCATCTGATACAGAACCACTTGTTAATGGGATCAAGGGATCCATAGTCTTCCCAAATTACCTGAGTCTTTCAGTGCTGAGTCAGTAAATGTAGCAAATAATAAACATT
This window contains:
- the LOC122750116 gene encoding LOW QUALITY PROTEIN: deoxyuridine 5'-triphosphate nucleotidohydrolase, mitochondrial-like (The sequence of the model RefSeq protein was modified relative to this genomic sequence to represent the inferred CDS: inserted 1 base in 1 codon); the protein is MPCSEATPAAVSXSKRPRSEQHQETPVRLRFARLSEHATAPSKGSARDAGYDLYNAYDYTIPAMEKALVKTDIQISLPPGCYGRVAPRSGLAAKHFIDVGAGVIDEDYRGNVGVVLFNFGKETFEVKKGDRIAQLICERVFYPELEEVQGLDDTERGSGGFGSTGQN